The Rhizobium sp. BT03 genome has a window encoding:
- a CDS encoding 4-hydroxyproline epimerase, with translation MRWKRTIQLLDVHAEGEIGRVAIGGVPKIPGETIAAQLHWLNTDPKGDELRRFLCLEPRGAPIGSVNLLLPARHPEADAAFIILQPDQAHASSGSNSICVTTALLESGIVEMQEPETIVTLETAAGLVKATATCRDGRCEKVRLTMVPSFVHQLDVEIDTPHWGRIKADLCYGGIFYALVDVGQIGLTIEKANAAGLVQAGMILKELINRDIKVVHPEIPAISGVAYVMFRDTETDGTVRTCTTMWPGRADRSPCGTGNSANLAALHARGRAKVGDVFTSKSIIGSEFEVGLQAVTEVAGRPAVIPTITGRGFTFGLTQVALDPFDPHPAGFALTDVWGPSAGEI, from the coding sequence ATGAGATGGAAGCGCACGATCCAGCTGCTGGATGTCCATGCCGAAGGCGAAATCGGCCGCGTCGCGATCGGCGGCGTCCCGAAAATTCCCGGTGAAACCATCGCCGCCCAGCTGCACTGGCTGAACACCGATCCGAAGGGCGACGAGCTGCGCCGCTTCCTCTGCCTGGAGCCGCGCGGCGCGCCGATCGGCTCGGTCAACCTGCTGCTGCCGGCAAGGCATCCGGAAGCGGACGCCGCCTTCATCATCCTGCAGCCCGACCAGGCGCATGCGAGCTCCGGCTCGAACTCGATCTGCGTGACGACGGCGCTGCTCGAATCCGGCATCGTCGAGATGCAGGAGCCGGAGACGATCGTGACGCTCGAAACCGCCGCCGGCCTCGTCAAGGCGACGGCAACCTGCCGCGACGGCCGCTGCGAGAAGGTCAGGCTCACCATGGTGCCGTCCTTCGTGCATCAGCTTGATGTCGAGATCGACACGCCGCATTGGGGCAGGATCAAAGCCGATCTCTGCTATGGCGGCATCTTCTATGCGCTGGTCGATGTCGGCCAGATCGGGTTGACGATCGAGAAGGCCAATGCCGCCGGCCTCGTCCAGGCCGGCATGATCCTGAAAGAACTGATCAACCGCGACATCAAGGTCGTCCATCCCGAGATCCCGGCGATCTCAGGCGTCGCCTATGTGATGTTCCGCGATACCGAGACCGACGGCACGGTGCGCACCTGCACCACCATGTGGCCGGGCCGGGCCGACCGCTCACCCTGCGGCACCGGCAATTCCGCCAATCTCGCCGCGCTCCATGCCCGCGGTAGGGCCAAGGTCGGCGATGTCTTCACCTCGAAATCGATCATCGGCTCCGAGTTCGAGGTCGGGCTGCAGGCGGTGACCGAGGTGGCGGGCCGCCCCGCCGTCATCCCGACGATCACCGGCCGCGGCTTCACCTTCGGCCTGACCCAGGTGGCTCTCGACCCCTTCGACCCGCATCCCGCAGGCTTTGCGCTGACGGATGTCTGGGGACCATCGGCGGGGGAGATTTGA
- a CDS encoding FAD-binding oxidoreductase, which translates to MVDETKKSVVVVGAGVIGASIAFELQRRGLAVTLVDKGEPGRGTSFGNMASIALDFAAGSGPSTWRKMPGWLLDPEGPVWLRPSYAAKMLPWFLRFLAAGRPSRLRAIEDAGMSLSQQALGDFRQMLEAIGAPELMTEEGCLAIYETEAEFAADRGHIAMMQRYGLEFEVLSDGAIQYCEPALSPSIAKAVLLPDNKSIRDPYQLVVKLAEAAKAAGAAFVSGTVRNIERKGDGTAVVLLEDGGRIEAGSVVLAAGVHTRFLAEKLGEPIPLETERGYHTQIMKPGISMRYSVIWPARAFMVTPTAGGIRVGGNVELAGLDAAPDFRRPRVLVRHAQRALPGLKLEEATDWMGHRPALPDTIPIISPSSKMPGVFYATGHGHLGLTYAATTARLIGDMVTGLKPSLDITPFRIDRY; encoded by the coding sequence ATGGTGGATGAGACGAAGAAAAGCGTGGTTGTCGTCGGCGCAGGCGTGATCGGCGCCTCGATCGCCTTCGAACTGCAGCGGCGCGGGCTTGCGGTGACGCTGGTCGACAAGGGCGAGCCGGGGCGCGGCACCTCATTCGGCAATATGGCAAGCATCGCGCTCGATTTCGCCGCCGGTTCCGGCCCTTCGACCTGGAGGAAAATGCCAGGCTGGCTGCTCGATCCGGAAGGTCCGGTCTGGCTGCGGCCCTCCTATGCGGCGAAGATGCTGCCCTGGTTCCTGCGCTTCCTTGCCGCCGGCCGCCCGTCGCGCCTCCGAGCGATCGAGGATGCCGGCATGAGCCTGTCGCAACAGGCGCTCGGCGATTTCAGGCAGATGCTCGAGGCAATCGGCGCGCCCGAGCTGATGACCGAGGAGGGGTGTCTGGCGATCTATGAGACCGAGGCGGAATTTGCCGCCGATCGCGGCCATATCGCCATGATGCAGCGCTACGGTCTCGAATTCGAAGTGTTGAGCGACGGCGCCATCCAATATTGTGAGCCGGCCCTTTCGCCTTCGATCGCCAAGGCCGTGCTGCTGCCCGACAACAAGTCGATCCGCGATCCCTATCAGCTGGTGGTCAAACTCGCCGAGGCGGCCAAAGCTGCGGGTGCGGCCTTCGTCTCCGGCACCGTGCGGAATATCGAGCGCAAGGGCGATGGCACCGCCGTCGTTCTCCTCGAAGATGGCGGCCGCATCGAGGCCGGTTCCGTCGTGCTTGCCGCCGGCGTCCACACCCGCTTCCTCGCCGAAAAGCTCGGCGAGCCGATCCCGCTCGAAACCGAGCGCGGCTATCACACCCAGATCATGAAGCCGGGCATCTCCATGCGCTATTCGGTAATCTGGCCGGCGCGCGCCTTCATGGTGACGCCGACGGCGGGCGGTATTCGCGTCGGCGGCAATGTCGAACTCGCCGGCCTCGACGCGGCGCCGGATTTCCGCCGCCCGCGGGTGCTGGTGCGCCATGCCCAGCGCGCGCTGCCCGGCCTGAAGCTCGAAGAGGCGACGGACTGGATGGGCCATCGCCCGGCGCTGCCCGATACCATCCCGATCATCTCGCCGTCGTCGAAGATGCCGGGTGTCTTCTATGCGACCGGCCACGGCCATCTCGGCCTGACTTATGCCGCAACGACAGCGCGGCTGATCGGCGATATGGTGACCGGGCTCAAACCGTCCCTCGACATCACCCCGTTCCGCATAGACCGATATTAG
- a CDS encoding alpha/beta hydrolase, whose product MIGKWRGPRAALTGLLLAAFTLAGCGGRPVGVMQAAGSVPPGTSKVDLLVATTRAADDNPAVLFSGERGTGLTVNAVDVSIPPEANRKVGQVQWPKRLPADPLRDFVTVSVDPLQGERAGESWLKGHMPKSRRVLIFVHGFNNRYEDAVYRFAQIVHDSHADVAPVVFTWPSRASIFDYNYDKESTNYSRDALEELLTRTAANPAVSDVTIMAHSMGTWLTVEALRQMAIRNGHVASKINNVILASPDLDVDVFGRQFVSLGKDKPHFTIFVSRDDRALALSRRISGNVDRLGQIDPSAEPYRSKLEAAGITVLDLTKLKGGDRLNHGKFAESPEVVKLIGDRLIAGQTITDSNVGLGEAVGAVAMGAAQTAGSAVSVAVSTPIAIFDPRTRRNYDAQLKRLGRSVDNTVGSVGDSVGAGLPESQ is encoded by the coding sequence ATGATCGGCAAATGGCGCGGCCCGCGGGCGGCTCTGACAGGTCTTCTGCTGGCGGCGTTTACGCTTGCCGGCTGCGGCGGCAGGCCGGTGGGCGTCATGCAGGCGGCCGGCAGCGTGCCGCCCGGCACCTCGAAGGTCGATCTTCTCGTCGCTACGACGCGCGCGGCCGACGACAATCCCGCCGTGCTTTTTTCAGGCGAACGCGGCACCGGGCTCACCGTCAATGCCGTCGATGTCTCGATCCCGCCGGAGGCCAATCGCAAGGTCGGCCAGGTGCAATGGCCAAAGCGGCTGCCGGCCGATCCCTTACGCGATTTCGTCACCGTGTCCGTCGATCCGCTCCAAGGCGAGCGGGCGGGCGAGAGCTGGCTGAAGGGCCATATGCCGAAAAGCCGCCGGGTGCTGATCTTCGTGCACGGTTTCAACAATCGTTATGAGGATGCCGTCTACCGCTTCGCGCAGATCGTCCATGATTCGCATGCCGACGTCGCGCCCGTCGTCTTCACCTGGCCCTCGCGCGCCAGCATCTTCGATTACAATTACGACAAGGAAAGCACCAATTATTCCCGCGATGCGCTGGAAGAACTGCTGACCCGCACCGCCGCCAATCCCGCCGTCAGCGACGTCACCATCATGGCGCATTCGATGGGCACCTGGCTCACCGTCGAAGCGCTGAGACAAATGGCGATCCGCAACGGCCACGTCGCGTCGAAGATCAATAATGTCATCCTCGCCTCGCCGGATCTCGATGTCGACGTCTTCGGCCGCCAGTTCGTCAGCCTCGGCAAGGACAAGCCGCACTTCACCATCTTCGTCTCCAGGGACGACCGGGCGCTGGCGCTGTCGCGGCGCATCTCCGGCAATGTCGATCGCCTCGGCCAGATCGATCCTTCCGCCGAACCCTATCGCAGCAAGCTCGAGGCGGCCGGCATCACCGTGCTCGATCTCACCAAGCTCAAGGGCGGCGACCGGCTGAACCACGGCAAATTCGCCGAGAGCCCCGAAGTGGTGAAGCTGATCGGCGACCGGCTGATCGCCGGCCAGACGATCACCGATTCCAATGTCGGCCTCGGCGAAGCCGTCGGCGCGGTAGCGATGGGCGCTGCCCAGACGGCCGGAAGTGCCGTCAGCGTCGCCGTCAGCACGCCGATCGCCATCTTCGATCCGCGCACCCGCCGCAATTACGATGCCCAGCTGAAGCGCCTCGGCCGGTCGGTCGACAATACCGTCGGCTCGGTCGGCGACAGCGTCGGCGCCGGCCTGCCGGAAAGCCAGTAA
- a CDS encoding aldo/keto reductase, producing the protein MSSHNAAKSGTFKIGGEIAVNRLGFGAMRVTGKGIWGEPDDHAESIRTLKRLPELGVNFIDTADSYGPDISEWLIKEALHPYGGKSVIATKGGLTRHGPDIWLPVGRPEYLIQQAHKSLRNLGLEQIDLWQLHRIDPKVPAKEQFDAIKSLLDAGLIRHAGLSEVSVADIEAASKHFKVATVQNRYNLVDRTSEDVLDYCAQHNIGFIPWFPLAAGDLAKPGSLLDTIAKKHNAAPSQIALAWVLKRSPVMLPIPGTSKVKHLEENVAAVDITLSDEEFSALDAEGRKVFKAA; encoded by the coding sequence ATGTCCAGTCATAACGCAGCCAAGTCAGGCACCTTCAAGATCGGCGGCGAGATCGCGGTCAACCGCCTCGGTTTCGGCGCCATGCGCGTCACCGGCAAAGGCATCTGGGGCGAGCCCGACGATCACGCCGAATCCATCCGCACGCTGAAACGCCTGCCGGAACTTGGCGTCAACTTCATCGATACCGCCGATTCCTATGGCCCCGATATTTCCGAATGGCTGATCAAGGAGGCACTGCATCCCTATGGCGGCAAATCCGTCATCGCCACCAAGGGCGGCCTGACGCGGCACGGCCCCGATATCTGGTTGCCGGTCGGCCGCCCGGAATATCTGATCCAGCAGGCGCATAAGAGCCTGCGCAATCTCGGGCTCGAACAGATCGACCTCTGGCAGCTGCACCGCATCGATCCGAAGGTGCCGGCCAAGGAGCAATTCGATGCGATCAAATCGCTGCTCGATGCCGGTCTCATCCGCCATGCGGGCTTAAGCGAAGTCTCGGTTGCCGACATCGAGGCGGCCTCGAAACACTTCAAGGTGGCGACCGTCCAGAACCGCTACAATCTCGTCGACCGCACCAGCGAGGATGTGCTCGATTATTGCGCCCAACACAATATCGGCTTCATCCCCTGGTTCCCGCTCGCCGCCGGCGATCTCGCCAAGCCAGGCTCCTTGCTCGATACGATCGCCAAGAAACACAATGCCGCGCCGAGCCAGATCGCGCTCGCCTGGGTGCTGAAGCGCAGCCCCGTCATGCTGCCGATCCCCGGCACCTCCAAGGTCAAGCACCTCGAAGAAAACGTCGCGGCCGTCGATATCACCCTGTCGGACGAGGAATTCTCGGCGCTCGATGCCGAGGGCCGGAAGGTGTTCAAGGCGGCTTGA
- a CDS encoding TetR family transcriptional regulator has translation MADSKRTAATEGRRQRKRRQTRERIEQAAMTLFLQRGFEATTIEDITEAADVSKRSFFDYFPSKEEVVFAWQDGFADRLMAAIAARPAEESSVAVVEAAITATVVASVDERGLALGELIHRTPALKARDQLKYARLEQKLAEALLLRKGNDPRERSRMRVLAAVVIGALRVGGELWQQRPPGAAPQDLAREIFAELWTILAEFGDAAKTGH, from the coding sequence ATGGCTGACAGCAAGCGGACGGCAGCGACGGAAGGCAGGCGGCAACGCAAGCGGCGGCAGACCCGCGAGCGCATCGAGCAGGCGGCTATGACCCTCTTTCTCCAGCGCGGTTTCGAGGCCACGACCATCGAGGACATCACCGAGGCGGCCGACGTCTCCAAGCGCAGTTTCTTCGATTATTTCCCCTCCAAGGAAGAGGTGGTGTTCGCCTGGCAGGATGGCTTCGCCGATCGGCTGATGGCGGCGATCGCCGCAAGACCGGCAGAAGAATCCTCGGTGGCCGTGGTCGAGGCGGCGATCACCGCCACCGTCGTCGCCTCCGTCGACGAACGCGGCCTGGCGCTTGGCGAACTCATCCATCGCACGCCGGCGCTGAAGGCCCGCGACCAGCTGAAATATGCCAGGCTGGAGCAGAAGCTCGCCGAGGCGCTGCTTCTGCGCAAGGGAAATGATCCGCGGGAGCGGTCGCGCATGCGCGTGCTGGCGGCGGTCGTCATCGGCGCGCTGCGCGTCGGGGGCGAACTCTGGCAGCAGCGCCCGCCGGGCGCAGCACCGCAGGATCTCGCCCGTGAGATCTTCGCCGAGCTGTGGACGATCCTGGCGGAATTCGGCGACGCGGCGAAGACCGGGCATTGA
- a CDS encoding class I SAM-dependent methyltransferase gives MTAKAACSDFLHFFRSWISNPLRVAAIAPSGDSLARIMTSEIAALDGPIIELGPGTGVFTRALLARGVSEADLTLIEYGPEFITALQARFPMARVLQMDAAQLAHADIFEGEPVGAVVSGLPLLSMSPRKIASILAGAFAYMRPGGAVYQFTYGPRCPVPRPILDRLGLKAVRIGGTVRNLPPASVYRISRRKPLELSRERFSYRESEAELDDIAAFSNETGGRTMMPG, from the coding sequence ATGACCGCAAAGGCCGCATGCTCCGATTTCCTGCATTTTTTCCGCTCCTGGATCAGCAACCCGCTTCGCGTCGCGGCCATCGCACCGTCGGGCGATTCGCTTGCCAGGATCATGACCAGTGAAATTGCCGCGCTTGACGGGCCGATCATCGAGCTCGGTCCCGGCACCGGCGTCTTCACCCGGGCGCTGCTGGCGCGCGGCGTCAGCGAGGCGGATCTGACCCTGATCGAGTACGGCCCGGAATTCATCACCGCGCTGCAGGCGCGTTTCCCGATGGCGCGCGTGTTGCAGATGGATGCGGCCCAACTCGCCCATGCCGATATTTTCGAGGGTGAGCCGGTCGGCGCCGTTGTCAGCGGCCTGCCGCTTTTGTCCATGTCGCCGCGCAAGATCGCCTCGATCCTGGCCGGCGCCTTCGCCTATATGCGGCCGGGCGGGGCTGTCTATCAATTTACCTATGGGCCGCGCTGCCCGGTGCCGCGGCCGATCCTCGACCGTCTCGGCCTGAAGGCGGTGCGCATCGGCGGCACGGTGCGCAACCTGCCGCCGGCCTCCGTCTACAGGATTTCCCGCCGCAAACCGCTTGAGCTGTCGCGCGAGCGCTTCAGCTATCGTGAGAGCGAAGCCGAACTCGACGATATCGCCGCCTTTTCCAACGAAACCGGCGGCCGAACGATGATGCCGGGCTGA
- a CDS encoding cell surface protein has translation MKMPRLTSSTTALGAFLALASIAPVQAAPVQAVRPPDVQVVKMMQYKPHAGSWHGYQGFRTERPGTRRHSDGYWYPLAAFGVEPGTTGSIVRQPVNRPAAPEMCNPTFSGSIGPGSMPCDNGY, from the coding sequence ATGAAGATGCCCAGACTTACCTCTTCCACCACAGCGCTCGGCGCCTTTCTCGCCCTCGCTTCGATTGCTCCAGTGCAGGCGGCCCCCGTCCAGGCGGTCCGACCGCCCGATGTCCAAGTCGTAAAAATGATGCAATATAAACCACATGCCGGGTCCTGGCATGGCTATCAGGGCTTCCGCACCGAACGCCCCGGCACCCGCCGCCATTCCGACGGCTACTGGTATCCGCTTGCCGCCTTCGGCGTCGAGCCCGGCACCACGGGCTCCATCGTCCGCCAGCCGGTGAACAGACCGGCGGCCCCGGAAATGTGCAACCCCACGTTTTCGGGATCGATCGGTCCCGGCAGCATGCCCTGCGATAACGGCTATTGA